One genomic window of Solanum dulcamara chromosome 10, daSolDulc1.2, whole genome shotgun sequence includes the following:
- the LOC129904917 gene encoding serine carboxypeptidase-like 27 — MENSLCYVICWLFLFLGSCYSFSNVEQENDRITYLPGQPENVQFSQYSGYVTVNQQAGRALFYWLIESPSIRNPEKRPLVLWLNGGPGCSSVAYGAAEEIGPFHINADGKTLYLNPYSWNNLANLLFLESPAGVGFSYTNTSSDLYNAGDQRTAEDTYQFLIKWFERFPQYKHREFYIAGESYAGHYVPQLSQLVYQRNKGIKNPIINFKGFMVGNAVTDDYHDYVGTFEYWWTHGLISDSTYKLLKITCDSGSSEHPSTDCTKALLLAEREQGNIDPYSIYTLSCASTQALRRNLRGHYPWMSRAYDPCTERYSEVYFNLPEVQKAFHANVTKIAYPWKTCSDFVGNYWDDSPLSMLPIYQELIAAGLRIWVFSGDTDSVVPLTATRYSIDALKLPTITNWYPWYDNKKVGGWSQIYKGLTLVTVTGAGHEVPLHRPRQAFILLRSFLENKPMPSLTK; from the exons ATGGAGAATTCTTTGTGTTATGTGATTTGCtggttatttttgtttttgggtAGTTGTTATTCTTTCTCTAATGTAGAACAAGAAAATGATAGAATTACTTATTTGCCTGGGCAACCAGAAAATGTACAATTTAGTCAGTATTCAGGTTATGTAACTGTAAATCAGCAAGCTGGAAGGGCATTGTTTTACTGGTTGATTGAATCGCCATCGATTCGTAATCCTGAGAAAAGGCCACTTGTTTTGTGGCTTAATGGAGGGCCAGGATGTTCTTCTGTAGCTTATGGAGCTGCTGAAGAAATCGGTCCGTTTCATATTAATGCTGATGGGAAGACACTTTACTTGAATCCTTACTCATGGAACAACT TGGCGAATTTGCTTTTTCTTGAATCACCAGCTGGAGTTGGTTTTTCATATACAAATACTTCCTCAGATTTGTATAATGCCGGTGATCAAAGAACAG CTGAAGATACCTATCAGTTTCTTATCAAGTGGTTTGAACGGTTTCCTCAATACAAGCATAGAGAATTTTACATTGCGGGAGAAAGTTATGCAg GACATTATGTTCCGCAGCTATCTCAACTTGTCTACCAGCGGAACAAGGGAATCAAGAACCCAATTATTAATTTCAAGGGCTTTATG GTTGGAAATGCTGTTACCGATGATTACCATGACTATGTTGGCACGTTCGAGTACTGGTGGACTCATGGCTTGATTTCGGATTCTACGTACAAGCTTCTCAAGATAACATGTGACTCGGGATCTTCTGAACATCCTTCCACTGATTGTACTAAAGCTCTTCTTCTTGCAGAACGTGAGCAGGGAAATATTGACCCATATAGCATATATACTCTTTCTTGTGCCAGTACTCAAGCACTGAGGCGCAACCTAAGGGGTCATTAT CCATGGATGTCCAGAGCATATGACCCATGTACCGAGAGGTACTCTGAAGTTTATTTTAATCTCCCAGAGGTACAAAAGGCATTCCATGCTAATGTAACTAAGATTGCCTATCCTTGGAAAACATGCAG TGATTTTGTCGGAAACTACTGGGACGATTCTCCTCTGTCAATGCTTCCTATCTACCAAGAGCTAATAGCGGCTGGTCTCAGGATATGGGTATTCAG TGGCGATACTGATTCAGTTGTTCCTTTAACCGCAACTCGATATTCTATAGATGCATTGAAGCTTCCAACTATCACCAACTGGTACCCTTGGTATGACAATAAAAAG GTTGGAGGATGGAGCCAAATATACAAAGGGTTGACCCTTGTAACTGTAACAGGAGCAGGGCATGAAGTTCCTCTTCATCGCCCTCGTCAAGCTTTCATTCTATTGAGATCCTTTTTGGAGAACAAGCCCATGCCAAGCTTAACAAAGTGA
- the LOC129870790 gene encoding protein PHR1-LIKE 3-like isoform X2 → MFPRLIQSQEDEYIHGCDVNVGIHHHNRVNGDPCLVLTSDPKPRLRWTADLHERFIDAVTQLGGPSKATPKAIMRTMSVKGLTLFHLKSHLQKYRLGLTATYSFESPCSGGTPQQLPASDLNEGFEVKEALRAQMEVQSKLHLQVEAEKHLQIRQDAEQRYITMLEKACKMLADQFIGDVVTENHQETYQGLGTKTQLSPLCNPHGLCPSESADLVGVHGPEEVSPRIHPQRTDCSTESCLTSHESPAGLPLEGSSHGGRKRGLSGDSTHASYVWGEADMRSSGVRVQQVNCFGITGSNVQNVSN, encoded by the exons ATGTTTCCCAGATTGATTCAATCGCAAGAAGATGAATACATTCATGGGTGTGATGTTAATGTCGGGATTCATCATCATAATAGGGTTAATGGTGACCCTTGTCTTGTGTTAACTTCAGATCCCAAACCTCGTCTTCGATGGACTGCTGATCTTCATGAACGATTCATTGATGCTGTTACTCAACTTGGCGGTCCCAGTA AAGCTACCCCAAAGGCAATAATGCGGACAATGAGTGTCAAGGGACTGACTCTCTTCCACCTAAAGAGCCACCTTCAG AAATACCGACTAG GACTTACAGCTACGTATTCATTCGAAAGCCCTTGTTCTGGTGGTACTCCTCAGCAGTTGCCTGCATCAGACTTGAATGA AGGTTTTGAAGTCAAGGAGGCACTGAGAGCTCAAATGGAAGTGCAAAGTAAATTGCACCTGCAAGTTGAA GCCGAGAAGCACTTGCAAATTCGGCAGGATGCTGAACAAAGATATATTACCATGTTAGAGAAGGCCTGTAAAATGCTCGCTGATCAATTCATCGGTGATGTTGTTACTGAAAATCACCAAGAGACTTACCAAGGATTAGGAACAAAGACACAACTTAGCCCTTTATGTAATCCACATGGATTGTGCCCCTCGGAGTCTGCTGACCTTGTTGGAGTCCATGGTCCAGAAGAAGTTTCCCCCAGAATCCATCCACAACGCACGGATTGTTCCACTGAAAGCTGCTTAACTTCGCATGAGAGCCCTGCAGGACTTCCTCTAGAAGGATCTTCACATGGAGGAAGAAAACGAGGGCTAAGTGGAGATTCGACACATGCATCATATGTTTGGGGTGAAGCAGATATGAGATCATCAGGTGTTCGTGTGCAACAAGTTAATTGCTTTGGGATAACTGGCTCTAACGTTCAAAATGTCTCTAATTAA
- the LOC129871455 gene encoding E3 ubiquitin-protein ligase WAV3-like — MGVFAGESSYSGKLKKVAKKILVRTCGSFRCGYQNPPSEQPDNNNNTSEFAYTASNLDLLNQNSVIKPSRLDSTTNTPSNKNFCPICLDSLSYSCDSSPGQAIFTAQCSHAFHFACISSNIRHGNVTCPVCRAHWTQLPRTLKMHYSPHSNQADPILQILDESIATSRVHRRSFLRSARYDDDDPVEPDRTSNIHRLHLSLSPVPHSTSVFDPCSNPKSSFSSCHYPQHCLESSQSAAQHFVETGQSPVVCSSSRSAYLCLKLAHQPATDLVLVASPNGPHLRLMKQAMAFVVFSLRPIDRLAIVTYSSAAARIFPLKCMTSYGKRTALQVIDRLFYMGQADPVEGLKKGVKILRERSHQNTHSFILHLSDNPTRSFHGFRLELPITVHKFHVGFGFGTSNGFVMHEFERFLAKILCGAVRDIALRIGEDTRIVRLGELRGGEERRIPLLLEELDKVRVVYTYIDCMMDDSVKTGEVVVGVGDRKELADAVDVIESTGGRSSSVESWEYHDPFMARRWAKRLHGYRI; from the exons ATGGGTGTGTTCGCCGGAGAGTCGTCGTATTCAGGGAAGCTGAAGAAAGTAGCAAAAAAGATTCTTGTTCGGACTTGTGGGTCATTTCGTTGTGGATACCAAAACCCCCCTTCTGAACAACctgataacaacaacaacacctcT GAGTTTGCATATACGGCGAGTAATCTCGACCTGTTGAATCAGAATTCTGTAATTAAACCCTCACGATTAGATTCTACTACTAACACACCTTCTAACAAG AACTTTTGTCCAATATGTCTGGATTCGTTGAGCTATAGCTGTGACAGCAGCCCAGGACAGGCCATATTCACAGCACAATGCTCTCATGCTTTTCACTTTGCTTGCATATCATCCAACATCCGCCATGGCAATGTTACTTGTCCTGTTTGCCGTGCACATTGGACCCAGCTACCTCGGACATTGAAGATGCATTATTCTCCTCACAGCAATCAGGCTGATCCGATTCTCCAGATTCTTGATGAATCAATTGCTACTTCTCGGGTACATAGACGCTCCTTTTTACGCTCTGCTCgctatgatgatgatgatccaGTCGAGCCTGACCGCACATCAAATATTCACCGTTTGCATCTGTCTTTATCACCTGTCCCTCACAGTACCTCTGTGTTTGATCCTTGCTCAAATCCGAAGTCTAGCTTTAGCTCATGCCATTATCCTCAGCATTGTTTAGAATCTTCACAATCGGCAGCACAACATTTTGTAGAAACTGGGCAGTCCCCCGTTGTTTGCAGCTCCTCTAGGAGTGCTTATCTTTGCTTAAAGTTGGCACATCAGCCAGCCACTGACTTAGTCCTAGTGGCAAGCCCAAATGGACCTCACCTAAGGCTTATGAAACAAGCCATGGCATTTGTGGTATTTTCGTTGCGGCCTATAGACCGTTTGGCTATTGTTACCTACTCTTCTGCCGCAGCACGTATCTTCCCCCTCAAGTGTATGACCTCTTATGGGAAGCGCACAGCACTTCAAGTAATTGATCGACTGTTTTATATGGGCCAAGCTGATCCTGTAGAAGGACTCAAGAAAGGAGTAAAGATACTAAGAGAGCGCAGCCACCAAAATACTCATTCTTTTATTCTACACCTTTCTGACAATCCAACAAGATCTTTCCATGGGTTTCGCTTGGAACTTCCCATTACAGTCCATAAGTTTCATGTGGGATTTGGATTTGGCACTTCAAATGGATTCGTCATGCACGAGTTTGAGAGATTTCTTGCTAAAATATTATGTGGTGCAGTGAGAGATATTGCATTGAGGATTGGAGAGGACACACGTATCGTGAGGCTTGGAGAATTGCGAGGGGGTGAGGAGAGGAGAATTCCATTGCTTTTGGAAGAGTTGGACAAAGTCCGTGTGGTATATACCTACATTGATTGCATGATGGATGATTCTGTTAAAACAGGTGAAGTTGTAGTCGGAGTTGGTGATAGGAAAGAACTGGCGGATGCTGTTGACGTTATTGAGAGTACTGGTGGAAGAAGTAGCAGTGTTGAGAGCTGGGAATATCATGATCCCTTCATGGCTAGACGATGGGCTAAGCGTTTACATGGCTATCGGATATAA
- the LOC129870790 gene encoding protein PHR1-LIKE 3-like isoform X1, which translates to MFPRLIQSQEDEYIHGCDVNVGIHHHNRVNGDPCLVLTSDPKPRLRWTADLHERFIDAVTQLGGPSKATPKAIMRTMSVKGLTLFHLKSHLQKYRLGKQSQKDLDEASKDGLTATYSFESPCSGGTPQQLPASDLNEGFEVKEALRAQMEVQSKLHLQVEAEKHLQIRQDAEQRYITMLEKACKMLADQFIGDVVTENHQETYQGLGTKTQLSPLCNPHGLCPSESADLVGVHGPEEVSPRIHPQRTDCSTESCLTSHESPAGLPLEGSSHGGRKRGLSGDSTHASYVWGEADMRSSGVRVQQVNCFGITGSNVQNVSN; encoded by the exons ATGTTTCCCAGATTGATTCAATCGCAAGAAGATGAATACATTCATGGGTGTGATGTTAATGTCGGGATTCATCATCATAATAGGGTTAATGGTGACCCTTGTCTTGTGTTAACTTCAGATCCCAAACCTCGTCTTCGATGGACTGCTGATCTTCATGAACGATTCATTGATGCTGTTACTCAACTTGGCGGTCCCAGTA AAGCTACCCCAAAGGCAATAATGCGGACAATGAGTGTCAAGGGACTGACTCTCTTCCACCTAAAGAGCCACCTTCAG AAATACCGACTAGGTAAGCAATCTCAGAAAGATCTTGATGAGGCTTCAAAAGATG GACTTACAGCTACGTATTCATTCGAAAGCCCTTGTTCTGGTGGTACTCCTCAGCAGTTGCCTGCATCAGACTTGAATGA AGGTTTTGAAGTCAAGGAGGCACTGAGAGCTCAAATGGAAGTGCAAAGTAAATTGCACCTGCAAGTTGAA GCCGAGAAGCACTTGCAAATTCGGCAGGATGCTGAACAAAGATATATTACCATGTTAGAGAAGGCCTGTAAAATGCTCGCTGATCAATTCATCGGTGATGTTGTTACTGAAAATCACCAAGAGACTTACCAAGGATTAGGAACAAAGACACAACTTAGCCCTTTATGTAATCCACATGGATTGTGCCCCTCGGAGTCTGCTGACCTTGTTGGAGTCCATGGTCCAGAAGAAGTTTCCCCCAGAATCCATCCACAACGCACGGATTGTTCCACTGAAAGCTGCTTAACTTCGCATGAGAGCCCTGCAGGACTTCCTCTAGAAGGATCTTCACATGGAGGAAGAAAACGAGGGCTAAGTGGAGATTCGACACATGCATCATATGTTTGGGGTGAAGCAGATATGAGATCATCAGGTGTTCGTGTGCAACAAGTTAATTGCTTTGGGATAACTGGCTCTAACGTTCAAAATGTCTCTAATTAA
- the LOC129870263 gene encoding uncharacterized protein LOC129870263 isoform X3 — MRERFTERMGRTCMQCRYPADYNPDQFLWEKEFSLGGRKYKREDFELKNERGHTLRCSHYTPSSFPDGAPLPCVIYCHGNSGCRADANEAAVILLSSNISVLTLDFSGSGLSDGDYVSLGWHEKDDLKVVVSYLRSNLKVSRIGLWGRSMGAVTSLLYGAEDPSIAGMVLDSAFSNLFDLMMELVDVYKIRLPKFTIKVAVQYMRHVIQKKAKFDIMRLNCLQVAPNTYIPALFGHAKDDKFVQPHHSDLIYKSYAGDKNIIKFDGDHNSSRPQFYYDSVSIFFYNVLHPPGISPTKSKIEKYYDLGDIKVSAGMDEDPLINGGEELNSHATPQTEDKQSGENEDCYSCTSSNRESWGRCSSLGSDDEISTDFVAAASGNQITVDVLATPLRESQHTALDSSKDDRKKKAAQITKKSRREKFEKLEALSQRLRLCFQKRINHRRYSSS; from the exons ATGAGAGAAAGATTCACTGAGAGAATGGGTAGGACTTGCATGCAGTGTAGATATCC GGCAGATTACAATCCAGATCAATTCTTATGGGAGAAAGAGTTCAGTCTTGGGGGAAGAAAGTACAAAAGAGAAGACTTTGAG CTTAAGAATGAAAGAGGTCATACCTTGCGATGCAGTCATTATACTCCATCATCATTTCCTGATGGTGCTCCTCTTCCTTGTGTTATATACTGCCATGGAAACAG TGGCTGTAGGGCTGATGCGAATGAGGCAGctgtaatacttctttcatCAAACATCTCTGTGTTAACCCTTGACTTTTCGGGTTCAGGCTTGTCAGATGGCGATTATGTTAGTCTTGGTTGGCATGAG AAAGATGACCTCAAGGTAGTTGTGTCATATCTGAGAAGCAACCTGAAAGTATCGCGCATAGGTCTATGGGGGCGGTCTATGGGTGCAGTTACAAG CCTTCTATATGGAGCGGAAGATCCTTCTATTGCTGGAATGGTCTTGGACAGTGCCTTCTCTAACTTATTTGATCTAATGATGGAGCTTGTAGATGTCTACAAAATCAGGCTTCCTAAATTCACT ATAAAGGTTGCTGTGCAGTATATGCGACATGTCATTCAGAAGAAAGCAAAGTTTGATATCATGAGACTTAATTGCTTACAG GTTGCTCCTAATACATATATTCCTGCTCTCTTTGGACACGCTAAAGATGATAAGTTCGTTCAGCCCCATCACTCTGATCTCATTTATAAATCATATGCG ggtgataaaaatattatcaaatttgATGGTGACCACAATTCCTCCCGACCTCAGTTTTATTATGATTCAGTGTCCATTTTCTTCTACAATGTCCTACACCCTCCCGGGATTTCACCAACTAAAAGTAAAATAGAGAAATATTACGATTTAGGGGACATCAAGGTCAGTGCGGGAATGGATGAG GATCCATTAATTAATGGAGGAGAAGAACTTAATAGTCATGCTACTCCACAAACAGAG GACAAGCAAAGTGGCGAAAATGAGGACTGTTACTCTTGCACAAGCTCAAATCGAGAGAGTTGGGGAAGGTGCTCATCTTTGGGAAGTGATGATGAGATTTCCACAGATTTTGTAGCTGCCGCCAGTGGCAATCAG ATCACTGTAGATGTGCTTGCAACCCCTCTTCGCGAAAGCCAACATACTGCACTGGACTCATCAAAGGATGACAGAAAAAAGAAAGCTGCACAAATCACAAAAAAATCTAGGCGTGAGAAGTTTGAAAAGTTGGAAGCTCTTAGCCAGCGATTACGGCTTTGCTTTCAGAAGAGAATTAACCATAGGAGATACAGCTCCTCCTAA
- the LOC129904918 gene encoding uncharacterized protein At3g52155, chloroplastic isoform X2, with protein MNVVVASLVEPLQIPHNYYWKKSQIKKNPKCVFASSSSGGVSSLVIETNQDQQQQISTSTETPTTTLSSVAARRLILLRHAKSSWENRSIRDHDRPLSRSGQLDAIKVSQNLLKLGWIPQLILSSDALRTRETLKIMQEQVQAFLEAEVHFISSFYSVAAMDGQTAEHLRQAICKYSRDEILTVMTGRMESSNVCLDYCTNK; from the exons ATGAATGTTGTAGTAGCATCTCTTGTGGAACCATTACAAATACCACACAACTACTACTGGAAAAAATCCCAAATCAAGAAAAACCCAAAATGTGTTTTTGCCTCCTCATCCAGTGGAGGTGTTAGTTCTCTGGTAATTGAAACAAATCAAGATCAGCAGCAGCAGATTTCAACTTCTACAGAAACCCCAACAACAACCCTTTCGTCAGTTGCAGCTCGTCGACTCATATTGCTTCGACATGCGAAGAGTTCTTGGGAGAATCGATCCATCCGGG ATCACGACCGTCCTTTGAGTAGGTCTGGACAACTTGATGCTATCAAGGTCTCGCAAAACCTTCTAAAACTGGGCTGGATtccacaacttattttatcaag TGATGCTCTGCGAACACGGGAAACACTGAAAATAATGCAGGAGCAAGTCCAAGCCTTTTTGGAAGCTGAAGTACATTTTATTTCAAGCTTTTATTCTGTTGCAGCAATGGACGGGCAGACAGCTGAGCACCTACGGCAAGCAATATGTAAATACTCGAGGGATGAGATCTTAACAGTCAT GACTGGAAGAATGGAGAGCTCAAATGTTTGCTTGGATTATTGTACAAACAAATAA
- the LOC129870263 gene encoding uncharacterized protein LOC129870263 isoform X2 translates to MIDQFINFVIRPPRADYNPDQFLWEKEFSLGGRKYKREDFELKNERGHTLRCSHYTPSSFPDGAPLPCVIYCHGNSGCRADANEAAVILLSSNISVLTLDFSGSGLSDGDYVSLGWHEKDDLKVVVSYLRSNLKVSRIGLWGRSMGAVTSLLYGAEDPSIAGMVLDSAFSNLFDLMMELVDVYKIRLPKFTIKVAVQYMRHVIQKKAKFDIMRLNCLQVAPNTYIPALFGHAKDDKFVQPHHSDLIYKSYAGDKNIIKFDGDHNSSRPQFYYDSVSIFFYNVLHPPGISPTKSKIEKYYDLGDIKVSAGMDENLLYEIIATLRNVTSDTASSSSVPPSMSTAKSAGELFADIAPIASLNDPLINGGEELNSHATPQTEDKQSGENEDCYSCTSSNRESWGRCSSLGSDDEISTDFVAAASGNQITVDVLATPLRESQHTALDSSKDDRKKKAAQITKKSRREKFEKLEALSQRLRLCFQKRINHRRYSSS, encoded by the exons ATGATTGATCAGTTCATCAATTTTGTTATTCGTCCGCCCAG GGCAGATTACAATCCAGATCAATTCTTATGGGAGAAAGAGTTCAGTCTTGGGGGAAGAAAGTACAAAAGAGAAGACTTTGAG CTTAAGAATGAAAGAGGTCATACCTTGCGATGCAGTCATTATACTCCATCATCATTTCCTGATGGTGCTCCTCTTCCTTGTGTTATATACTGCCATGGAAACAG TGGCTGTAGGGCTGATGCGAATGAGGCAGctgtaatacttctttcatCAAACATCTCTGTGTTAACCCTTGACTTTTCGGGTTCAGGCTTGTCAGATGGCGATTATGTTAGTCTTGGTTGGCATGAG AAAGATGACCTCAAGGTAGTTGTGTCATATCTGAGAAGCAACCTGAAAGTATCGCGCATAGGTCTATGGGGGCGGTCTATGGGTGCAGTTACAAG CCTTCTATATGGAGCGGAAGATCCTTCTATTGCTGGAATGGTCTTGGACAGTGCCTTCTCTAACTTATTTGATCTAATGATGGAGCTTGTAGATGTCTACAAAATCAGGCTTCCTAAATTCACT ATAAAGGTTGCTGTGCAGTATATGCGACATGTCATTCAGAAGAAAGCAAAGTTTGATATCATGAGACTTAATTGCTTACAG GTTGCTCCTAATACATATATTCCTGCTCTCTTTGGACACGCTAAAGATGATAAGTTCGTTCAGCCCCATCACTCTGATCTCATTTATAAATCATATGCG ggtgataaaaatattatcaaatttgATGGTGACCACAATTCCTCCCGACCTCAGTTTTATTATGATTCAGTGTCCATTTTCTTCTACAATGTCCTACACCCTCCCGGGATTTCACCAACTAAAAGTAAAATAGAGAAATATTACGATTTAGGGGACATCAAGGTCAGTGCGGGAATGGATGAG AATCTCTTGTATGAGATAATTGCAACTCTTCGGAATGTTACTTCTGATACAGCAAGCTCTTCATCTGTGCCACCTAGCATGTCAACAGCAAAGTCTGCTGGCGAACTCTTTGCTGACATTGCCCCAATTGCTAGTCTAAAT GATCCATTAATTAATGGAGGAGAAGAACTTAATAGTCATGCTACTCCACAAACAGAG GACAAGCAAAGTGGCGAAAATGAGGACTGTTACTCTTGCACAAGCTCAAATCGAGAGAGTTGGGGAAGGTGCTCATCTTTGGGAAGTGATGATGAGATTTCCACAGATTTTGTAGCTGCCGCCAGTGGCAATCAG ATCACTGTAGATGTGCTTGCAACCCCTCTTCGCGAAAGCCAACATACTGCACTGGACTCATCAAAGGATGACAGAAAAAAGAAAGCTGCACAAATCACAAAAAAATCTAGGCGTGAGAAGTTTGAAAAGTTGGAAGCTCTTAGCCAGCGATTACGGCTTTGCTTTCAGAAGAGAATTAACCATAGGAGATACAGCTCCTCCTAA
- the LOC129870263 gene encoding uncharacterized protein LOC129870263 isoform X1: protein MRERFTERMGRTCMQCRYPADYNPDQFLWEKEFSLGGRKYKREDFELKNERGHTLRCSHYTPSSFPDGAPLPCVIYCHGNSGCRADANEAAVILLSSNISVLTLDFSGSGLSDGDYVSLGWHEKDDLKVVVSYLRSNLKVSRIGLWGRSMGAVTSLLYGAEDPSIAGMVLDSAFSNLFDLMMELVDVYKIRLPKFTIKVAVQYMRHVIQKKAKFDIMRLNCLQVAPNTYIPALFGHAKDDKFVQPHHSDLIYKSYAGDKNIIKFDGDHNSSRPQFYYDSVSIFFYNVLHPPGISPTKSKIEKYYDLGDIKVSAGMDENLLYEIIATLRNVTSDTASSSSVPPSMSTAKSAGELFADIAPIASLNDPLINGGEELNSHATPQTEDKQSGENEDCYSCTSSNRESWGRCSSLGSDDEISTDFVAAASGNQITVDVLATPLRESQHTALDSSKDDRKKKAAQITKKSRREKFEKLEALSQRLRLCFQKRINHRRYSSS from the exons ATGAGAGAAAGATTCACTGAGAGAATGGGTAGGACTTGCATGCAGTGTAGATATCC GGCAGATTACAATCCAGATCAATTCTTATGGGAGAAAGAGTTCAGTCTTGGGGGAAGAAAGTACAAAAGAGAAGACTTTGAG CTTAAGAATGAAAGAGGTCATACCTTGCGATGCAGTCATTATACTCCATCATCATTTCCTGATGGTGCTCCTCTTCCTTGTGTTATATACTGCCATGGAAACAG TGGCTGTAGGGCTGATGCGAATGAGGCAGctgtaatacttctttcatCAAACATCTCTGTGTTAACCCTTGACTTTTCGGGTTCAGGCTTGTCAGATGGCGATTATGTTAGTCTTGGTTGGCATGAG AAAGATGACCTCAAGGTAGTTGTGTCATATCTGAGAAGCAACCTGAAAGTATCGCGCATAGGTCTATGGGGGCGGTCTATGGGTGCAGTTACAAG CCTTCTATATGGAGCGGAAGATCCTTCTATTGCTGGAATGGTCTTGGACAGTGCCTTCTCTAACTTATTTGATCTAATGATGGAGCTTGTAGATGTCTACAAAATCAGGCTTCCTAAATTCACT ATAAAGGTTGCTGTGCAGTATATGCGACATGTCATTCAGAAGAAAGCAAAGTTTGATATCATGAGACTTAATTGCTTACAG GTTGCTCCTAATACATATATTCCTGCTCTCTTTGGACACGCTAAAGATGATAAGTTCGTTCAGCCCCATCACTCTGATCTCATTTATAAATCATATGCG ggtgataaaaatattatcaaatttgATGGTGACCACAATTCCTCCCGACCTCAGTTTTATTATGATTCAGTGTCCATTTTCTTCTACAATGTCCTACACCCTCCCGGGATTTCACCAACTAAAAGTAAAATAGAGAAATATTACGATTTAGGGGACATCAAGGTCAGTGCGGGAATGGATGAG AATCTCTTGTATGAGATAATTGCAACTCTTCGGAATGTTACTTCTGATACAGCAAGCTCTTCATCTGTGCCACCTAGCATGTCAACAGCAAAGTCTGCTGGCGAACTCTTTGCTGACATTGCCCCAATTGCTAGTCTAAAT GATCCATTAATTAATGGAGGAGAAGAACTTAATAGTCATGCTACTCCACAAACAGAG GACAAGCAAAGTGGCGAAAATGAGGACTGTTACTCTTGCACAAGCTCAAATCGAGAGAGTTGGGGAAGGTGCTCATCTTTGGGAAGTGATGATGAGATTTCCACAGATTTTGTAGCTGCCGCCAGTGGCAATCAG ATCACTGTAGATGTGCTTGCAACCCCTCTTCGCGAAAGCCAACATACTGCACTGGACTCATCAAAGGATGACAGAAAAAAGAAAGCTGCACAAATCACAAAAAAATCTAGGCGTGAGAAGTTTGAAAAGTTGGAAGCTCTTAGCCAGCGATTACGGCTTTGCTTTCAGAAGAGAATTAACCATAGGAGATACAGCTCCTCCTAA
- the LOC129904918 gene encoding uncharacterized protein At3g52155, chloroplastic isoform X1, with product MNVVVASLVEPLQIPHNYYWKKSQIKKNPKCVFASSSSGGVSSLVIETNQDQQQQISTSTETPTTTLSSVAARRLILLRHAKSSWENRSIRDHDRPLSRSGQLDAIKVSQNLLKLGWIPQLILSSDALRTRETLKIMQEQVQAFLEAEVHFISSFYSVAAMDGQTAEHLRQAICKYSRDEILTVMCMGHNRGWEEAASVLAGVTVELKTCNAALLEATGKSWEEAFSLAGPGGWKLQGLVKPDTAV from the exons ATGAATGTTGTAGTAGCATCTCTTGTGGAACCATTACAAATACCACACAACTACTACTGGAAAAAATCCCAAATCAAGAAAAACCCAAAATGTGTTTTTGCCTCCTCATCCAGTGGAGGTGTTAGTTCTCTGGTAATTGAAACAAATCAAGATCAGCAGCAGCAGATTTCAACTTCTACAGAAACCCCAACAACAACCCTTTCGTCAGTTGCAGCTCGTCGACTCATATTGCTTCGACATGCGAAGAGTTCTTGGGAGAATCGATCCATCCGGG ATCACGACCGTCCTTTGAGTAGGTCTGGACAACTTGATGCTATCAAGGTCTCGCAAAACCTTCTAAAACTGGGCTGGATtccacaacttattttatcaag TGATGCTCTGCGAACACGGGAAACACTGAAAATAATGCAGGAGCAAGTCCAAGCCTTTTTGGAAGCTGAAGTACATTTTATTTCAAGCTTTTATTCTGTTGCAGCAATGGACGGGCAGACAGCTGAGCACCTACGGCAAGCAATATGTAAATACTCGAGGGATGAGATCTTAACAGTCAT GTGTATGGGACACAATAGAGGATGGGAGGAGGCAGCCTCGGTGTTGGCAGGTGTTACTGTAGAACTAAAGACTTGTAATGCTGCTTTGCTTGAAGCCACTGGGAAGTCGTGGGAAGAG GCATTTTCTCTGGCTGGACCTGGAGGGTGGAAGCTTCAAGGGCTCGTGAAGCCAGACACTGCTGTTTAG